One genomic region from Haloarcula taiwanensis encodes:
- a CDS encoding cell division protein FtsZ yields MQDIVNEALERDEQEQKRMSDEDVDGFGDPRIVIVGCGGAGNNTVNRLYNIGVEGADTVAINTDKQHLKMIEADTKILVGKSLTNGLGAGGDPSMGERATEMAQGTIKEVLGDADLVFVTAGMGGGTGTGAAPVVSKIAKEQGAIVVGMVSTPFNVERARTVKAEEGLEKLRNEADSIIVLDNNRLLDYVPNLPIGKAFSVMDQIIAETVKGISETITQPSLINLDYADMTSIMNQGGVAVMLVGETQDKNKTEEVVKDAMNHPLLDVDYRGASGGLVHITGGPDLTLKEAEGIAQNITERLEADANVIWGARIQEEYKGKVRVMAIMTGVQSAQVLGPTTQKQANKSREAIQEVGDDTSFDASDNVESFDSPAPNSGSQNSGGRNAGYSETDGGQDQREKNNGLDVIRTNK; encoded by the coding sequence ATGCAGGATATCGTTAACGAGGCCCTCGAACGCGACGAGCAGGAACAGAAGCGGATGTCCGACGAGGACGTCGACGGGTTCGGCGACCCGCGCATCGTCATCGTCGGCTGTGGTGGCGCCGGCAACAACACCGTCAACCGCCTGTACAACATCGGCGTCGAGGGCGCTGACACCGTGGCCATCAACACGGACAAACAGCACCTCAAGATGATCGAAGCCGACACGAAGATTCTGGTCGGCAAGTCCCTCACCAATGGCCTCGGGGCCGGCGGCGACCCGTCGATGGGCGAGCGCGCCACGGAGATGGCACAGGGCACTATCAAGGAAGTGCTAGGCGACGCAGACCTCGTGTTCGTCACCGCCGGCATGGGCGGCGGCACCGGGACCGGTGCGGCCCCAGTCGTCTCGAAGATCGCTAAAGAACAGGGCGCAATCGTCGTCGGCATGGTGTCGACGCCGTTCAACGTCGAGCGAGCGCGGACGGTCAAGGCCGAGGAAGGCCTGGAGAAGCTCCGCAACGAGGCGGACTCCATCATCGTGCTGGACAACAACCGCCTGCTCGACTACGTCCCGAACCTGCCGATCGGCAAGGCGTTCTCCGTGATGGACCAGATCATCGCCGAGACCGTCAAGGGCATCTCAGAGACCATCACCCAGCCGAGCCTCATCAACCTCGACTACGCCGACATGACCTCCATCATGAACCAGGGCGGCGTCGCGGTGATGCTGGTCGGCGAGACCCAGGACAAGAACAAGACCGAAGAGGTCGTCAAGGACGCGATGAACCACCCGCTGCTCGACGTGGACTACCGTGGCGCGAGCGGCGGGCTGGTCCACATCACCGGCGGCCCGGACCTCACGCTGAAGGAGGCCGAGGGCATCGCACAGAACATCACCGAGCGGCTTGAGGCCGACGCCAACGTCATCTGGGGCGCACGGATTCAGGAAGAGTACAAGGGCAAGGTGCGGGTCATGGCCATCATGACCGGCGTCCAGTCCGCCCAGGTGCTCGGCCCGACGACCCAGAAACAGGCCAACAAGTCCCGCGAGGCGATTCAGGAAGTCGGCGACGACACCTCATTCGATGCGTCCGACAACGTCGAGAGCTTCGACAGCCCCGCCCCGAACAGCGGGAGTCAGAACAGCGGCGGTCGGAACGCCGGCTACAGCGAGACCGACGGCGGACAGGACCAGCGCGAGAAGAACAACGGACTCGACGTCATCCGGACGAACAAGTAA
- a CDS encoding ribbon-helix-helix protein, CopG family encodes MERVTLRIPKQQIEEVEQMVETGEYPNRSEAIRSAVREMLAEEGSEQASEKKRSWAKV; translated from the coding sequence ATGGAGCGTGTGACACTACGGATTCCGAAGCAGCAGATTGAAGAGGTCGAACAGATGGTCGAGACGGGCGAGTACCCCAATCGGAGCGAAGCGATTCGCTCGGCGGTTCGGGAGATGCTCGCCGAGGAAGGCTCCGAACAGGCCTCCGAAAAGAAGCGGTCCTGGGCCAAGGTGTAA
- a CDS encoding CopG family transcriptional regulator translates to MSKITFRADDDLIDQLEAFDASKSEVMREALREYLGDASPSASEPSSSSESVTDAETIDELIEERVDSIIADRLRIRRRPSQPQDINVNISLDGVSAGAANAETERRQTADRGASAEDGRSHSENQSSDTSGRKTEPETRDRTDTEERKTCAQCGDNLGPDHVYCPNCGEKASRRVFCDCGDELRSDWGFCPGCGRRTPAADVLDQT, encoded by the coding sequence ATGAGCAAAATAACGTTCCGCGCTGACGACGACCTCATCGACCAACTCGAGGCGTTCGACGCCTCGAAGAGCGAGGTCATGCGCGAGGCGCTTCGGGAGTATCTCGGAGACGCGTCGCCGTCAGCGTCGGAACCATCGTCGTCGTCAGAGTCTGTGACCGACGCCGAGACAATCGACGAGCTCATCGAAGAGCGTGTCGACAGTATCATCGCCGACCGACTGCGGATACGACGCCGCCCCTCGCAACCGCAGGATATCAACGTAAACATCTCGTTAGACGGCGTAAGCGCAGGGGCAGCGAACGCTGAAACCGAACGACGGCAGACCGCCGATCGGGGTGCAAGTGCCGAGGACGGGCGGTCTCACAGTGAAAATCAGTCGTCCGACACGAGCGGGCGTAAGACAGAGCCGGAAACGCGGGACAGGACCGACACGGAGGAACGTAAGACATGTGCGCAATGCGGTGATAATCTTGGACCGGACCACGTTTACTGCCCGAACTGTGGCGAGAAGGCGTCTCGGCGGGTGTTCTGTGATTGCGGCGATGAACTCCGGTCGGACTGGGGATTCTGCCCGGGCTGTGGGAGACGAACGCCCGCAGCGGATGTGCTCGATCAGACCTAA
- a CDS encoding TIGR00269 family protein: MECDKCGENAVLHAAYSGLHLCESHLCRAVTKRVRRRIREDGLVSDDATVEDPETWVIGLSGGKDSVVLTQILHDTFAEDPRIELVALSIHEGIEGYRDASLEACEELTDDLGIEHITVSYAEEFGVQMDDVVEDDPEGMAACAYCGVFRRDLLSKYAEELDADKLLTGHNLDDEAETALMNFLEGDVEQIAKHFEASLGPFEDDGDASTERTRDAQDHHIPRAKPLRDIPEKEVALYARFQDLPAHITECPHAEEAYRGEIQDLMLGLEENHPGTRHSIMAGYEKLAALAADTYGGENGDTDYGECDNCGAPTARDLCRKCNLLDALEAV, from the coding sequence CACGCGGCCTATTCCGGGCTGCACCTCTGTGAGTCTCATCTCTGCCGAGCGGTCACGAAACGGGTTCGTCGTCGCATCCGCGAGGACGGCCTCGTGTCCGACGACGCCACTGTCGAAGACCCCGAGACGTGGGTTATCGGCCTCTCGGGCGGCAAAGACAGCGTCGTTCTCACGCAGATTCTGCACGACACGTTCGCCGAAGACCCCCGAATCGAACTGGTTGCGCTTTCTATCCACGAGGGCATCGAGGGCTACCGCGACGCGAGTCTGGAGGCCTGCGAGGAACTGACCGACGACCTCGGCATCGAACACATCACCGTCTCCTACGCCGAGGAGTTCGGCGTCCAGATGGACGACGTTGTCGAAGACGACCCCGAAGGGATGGCTGCCTGTGCCTACTGTGGCGTGTTCCGCCGTGACCTCCTCTCGAAGTACGCCGAGGAACTCGACGCGGACAAACTGCTGACCGGCCACAACCTCGACGACGAAGCCGAGACGGCGCTGATGAACTTCCTCGAAGGCGACGTGGAACAGATAGCCAAGCACTTCGAGGCGTCGCTCGGTCCGTTCGAGGACGACGGCGACGCGTCGACCGAGCGCACCCGCGACGCGCAGGACCACCACATCCCCCGGGCGAAGCCGCTCCGCGACATCCCGGAGAAGGAAGTCGCGCTGTACGCCCGCTTCCAAGACCTCCCGGCACACATCACCGAGTGCCCCCACGCCGAGGAGGCCTACCGCGGCGAGATACAGGACCTCATGCTCGGACTGGAAGAGAACCATCCCGGGACTCGCCACTCGATTATGGCCGGCTACGAGAAGCTCGCGGCGCTGGCCGCCGACACCTACGGCGGCGAGAACGGCGACACCGACTACGGCGAATGTGACAACTGCGGCGCCCCGACGGCGCGGGACCTCTGTCGGAAGTGTAATCTGCTGGACGCGCTGGAAGCAGTCTGA